A DNA window from Mesorhizobium sp. C432A contains the following coding sequences:
- a CDS encoding substrate-binding domain-containing protein — translation MLAKTILAAAFGAALSVATMNAALAKDVKVGVVVKIGGIPWFNAMETGIKEKSKELGDDGFMVGPTSADPALQVRAIEDLIAQGVSVIGVVPNDANVLEPVLKKARDTGIKVITHESPDQVNADWDFEMVSAVGFGEAHAKLFAEKMGGKGKYVVYVGSLTVPAHNAWADAAIAYLKKNFPDMQMVGDRYGVAESADDSRKTALDVLAANPDLGGFLTFGSQGPIGAGRAIEEQKLGDKVVLVGSFSPSQGSAMLKSGIIDGGYMWNPLEAGKVFVTMADFLAGGGEITDGMTIEGLGVVHPDFKTSTIIVDAVQPITVETVDGLAALGL, via the coding sequence ATGTTAGCAAAAACTATACTCGCGGCAGCGTTCGGCGCAGCCCTTTCGGTCGCCACAATGAATGCTGCGCTGGCAAAGGACGTCAAGGTTGGAGTCGTCGTGAAGATCGGCGGCATTCCCTGGTTCAATGCCATGGAAACGGGAATAAAGGAAAAGTCGAAAGAGCTTGGCGACGACGGCTTCATGGTCGGGCCGACCAGCGCCGACCCGGCACTTCAGGTCCGCGCGATCGAAGACCTGATAGCTCAGGGCGTCAGCGTAATTGGCGTCGTGCCGAATGATGCAAACGTTCTCGAGCCGGTTCTAAAAAAGGCGCGCGACACGGGCATCAAGGTCATAACCCATGAATCGCCAGACCAGGTGAACGCTGATTGGGACTTCGAAATGGTCTCGGCCGTTGGTTTCGGTGAGGCCCATGCCAAGCTATTTGCCGAGAAAATGGGCGGCAAAGGCAAGTACGTTGTGTACGTAGGTTCTCTTACTGTGCCCGCACACAATGCCTGGGCCGATGCTGCAATCGCCTACCTGAAGAAGAACTTTCCCGACATGCAGATGGTTGGCGACAGATATGGCGTCGCCGAGAGCGCCGATGACAGCCGAAAGACGGCTCTGGATGTGCTTGCCGCCAATCCTGACCTCGGCGGCTTCCTGACGTTCGGCAGTCAGGGACCGATCGGCGCCGGACGCGCGATCGAGGAGCAGAAGCTTGGTGACAAGGTGGTTCTTGTCGGTTCATTCTCGCCTAGCCAAGGCAGCGCAATGCTCAAATCCGGCATTATTGACGGCGGCTATATGTGGAATCCTCTGGAAGCGGGCAAAGTATTCGTAACGATGGCTGATTTTCTGGCGGGCGGCGGTGAAATTACCGACGGCATGACGATCGAAGGTCTGGGTGTCGTTCACCCTGACTTCAAAACCAGCACCATCATCGTGGACGCTGTGCAGCCTATCACGGTCGAAACGGTCGATGGTCTTGCAGCCCTAGGGCTTTAG
- a CDS encoding sugar phosphate isomerase/epimerase family protein — MKGFGVHTSMWTSGWSVEGAEHTVAAVKKYDLDFIEISLADPFSCDADHTRKLLAANGMQAVCSLGLPEYAWASRHPQEAIDFLKVAIDKTADIGAQALCGVIYGGIGERTGVPPTQDELDNIAKVMTSAAAQAKSRGIELGVEAVNRYENHIINTAAQAVALIERVGADNMFVHLDTYHMNIEEKGMGNGIIVARDYLKYIHLSESDRGTPGEGNCNWDETFATLAAIGFKGGLAMESFINMDPRLAFGLSVWRPVAESEAVVMGNGLPFLRNKARQYGLIA; from the coding sequence ATGAAGGGTTTTGGCGTTCATACGAGCATGTGGACGAGTGGTTGGTCCGTAGAGGGCGCCGAGCACACTGTAGCGGCGGTAAAAAAATACGATCTCGATTTCATTGAAATTTCGCTGGCCGATCCATTTTCTTGCGATGCCGATCACACCCGCAAGCTGCTGGCGGCAAATGGCATGCAGGCGGTGTGCTCGCTAGGGTTGCCCGAATATGCGTGGGCATCGCGCCACCCACAGGAGGCGATTGACTTTCTCAAGGTGGCTATCGACAAGACGGCCGACATCGGAGCCCAGGCGCTATGCGGCGTAATCTATGGCGGCATCGGCGAGCGTACTGGCGTGCCACCTACGCAGGACGAACTTGATAACATTGCGAAAGTGATGACGTCCGCCGCCGCGCAAGCCAAGTCTCGCGGCATCGAACTCGGTGTTGAAGCCGTGAACCGCTACGAGAACCACATCATCAACACCGCGGCTCAGGCGGTGGCACTAATCGAGAGAGTCGGCGCCGACAATATGTTCGTGCACCTTGATACCTATCACATGAACATAGAGGAGAAAGGTATGGGCAACGGTATTATCGTCGCCCGCGATTACCTCAAATATATCCACCTCTCCGAGTCTGATCGCGGCACCCCAGGCGAGGGCAATTGCAATTGGGATGAGACGTTCGCAACGCTGGCCGCGATCGGCTTCAAGGGCGGGCTCGCGATGGAGAGCTTCATCAACATGGATCCGCGTCTGGCGTTTGGCCTCAGCGTGTGGCGTCCGGTGGCCGAGAGTGAAGCGGTTGTAATGGGCAACGGTCTGCCGTTCTTGCGCAACAAGGCACGGCAGTACGGGCTGATCGCATAA
- a CDS encoding GGDEF domain-containing protein, with the protein MMTPMANSSPRQWKDIAWLTALGSAGILLLSVGLNYLLLFSEALTPFGRSMVTAILLPVIVGGPLFLFIGLQRTELVRYRRELNKSATFDSLTGCLNRTVFTSMVERRATRPESSGPRSGAFLVIHPEHIRSINLRFGLGWGDEALRLIASTIQSSVRKEDLVGRIGTSMFGVFLPGATEDDAREIGERIRARVAQAYFAPKGTADTLTISVGGVVFENELEFEDMFRSAESLLSGVERQPGFQLSHLHN; encoded by the coding sequence ATGATGACACCAATGGCGAATAGCTCGCCCCGGCAATGGAAAGATATCGCATGGCTGACTGCCCTGGGATCGGCGGGAATTCTGCTCCTCTCGGTTGGCCTAAATTATCTGCTTCTGTTCTCGGAAGCCTTGACGCCCTTCGGCCGCAGCATGGTCACAGCGATCCTGTTGCCGGTCATCGTCGGTGGCCCGCTTTTCCTGTTCATTGGACTGCAGCGGACCGAGCTCGTCCGTTATCGAAGAGAACTCAACAAGTCGGCGACCTTTGACAGCCTGACAGGCTGCCTCAACCGGACAGTCTTCACGTCGATGGTCGAAAGGAGAGCAACCAGGCCGGAATCGTCTGGTCCAAGATCTGGCGCCTTCCTGGTCATTCATCCCGAACACATCAGGTCCATCAATCTGCGCTTCGGCCTTGGCTGGGGTGACGAAGCCTTGCGGCTCATAGCCTCGACCATCCAGTCATCGGTACGCAAGGAAGATCTGGTGGGCCGGATCGGAACCTCCATGTTCGGGGTCTTTCTGCCCGGTGCGACAGAAGACGACGCCAGGGAGATCGGCGAGCGTATCCGGGCGCGCGTGGCCCAAGCCTATTTCGCGCCAAAAGGAACCGCGGACACGCTGACCATCAGCGTCGGCGGCGTGGTGTTTGAAAACGAGTTGGAATTCGAGGACATGTTCCGATCGGCGGAATCGCTGTTATCCGGCGTCGAACGCCAGCCTGGATTTCAATTGTCGCACCTCCACAACTAG
- a CDS encoding sugar ABC transporter ATP-binding protein, translating into MNLVASTTQDLPSVLSFSNISVTFGGVRALQDVAFEVLPGEVQCIAGENGSGKSTLIKVITGVCQPLAGANMSIAGKSVDIMSPAAARSAGVEVIWQDLALFPEMTVAENIGIRTVLGNMPRLVDHSRIREVARGLLARLGADLDVDAPLRSFAIAQRQIVAIARALAGDAKVIFMDEPTSSLTQSETDRLLAIVRTLSNEGMAIVFVSHRLAEVLEISSRVTVLRDGKVVGVFPTAGMTQSRLTELMTGKTFDQTVSTRNLSGSPVVLKIDRLTRAGDYDDVSLTIRRGETLGLTGLLGAGRTELALSIFGMLRPDRGSIALNGTVLHLNSNRDAIRAGIGYLSEDRLSLGLIQAQSIADNAVIPVLDKILDRGLISSEKKDALVNHWIEELAIKVGRQTDAISTLSGGNQQRVAIAKWLAVGLKLIILDSPTVGVDVGARAGIFEIVAKLAAEGLAILLISDEVPEVYFNADRILHMAAGKIVAEYDPHAIPLGDLEAAVYA; encoded by the coding sequence GTGAACCTCGTCGCGTCTACGACGCAGGACCTCCCATCGGTTCTGTCGTTTAGCAACATAAGCGTCACATTTGGTGGCGTTAGAGCCCTCCAGGATGTCGCCTTCGAGGTTCTCCCGGGTGAAGTGCAATGCATCGCCGGTGAGAACGGCAGCGGCAAGAGCACCCTGATCAAGGTAATCACCGGCGTTTGTCAGCCGCTAGCCGGCGCAAACATGTCGATCGCCGGAAAGTCTGTCGACATCATGTCGCCGGCTGCGGCGCGCAGCGCCGGGGTGGAAGTCATCTGGCAGGACCTCGCACTGTTTCCTGAAATGACAGTCGCGGAAAATATCGGGATCAGAACTGTCCTCGGCAACATGCCTCGGCTCGTCGATCATTCGCGCATTCGCGAGGTGGCGCGAGGGCTGTTGGCGCGGCTTGGCGCCGACCTCGATGTCGACGCGCCTCTGCGTAGCTTTGCAATCGCCCAACGTCAGATCGTCGCCATCGCCCGGGCGCTCGCCGGCGATGCGAAGGTTATTTTCATGGACGAGCCCACATCGTCGCTTACTCAATCGGAAACAGACCGGTTGCTCGCGATCGTTCGAACACTCTCGAATGAAGGCATGGCCATCGTCTTCGTCAGCCATCGCCTTGCGGAAGTTCTGGAGATCTCAAGTCGCGTCACCGTTCTGCGCGACGGTAAGGTCGTTGGGGTGTTCCCGACCGCCGGAATGACCCAATCACGCCTCACCGAACTGATGACCGGCAAGACGTTCGACCAAACCGTGAGCACGAGAAACCTTAGTGGATCACCCGTCGTGTTGAAGATCGATCGATTGACCCGCGCAGGCGACTATGACGACGTTTCGCTGACAATACGGCGCGGTGAAACGCTTGGCCTGACCGGGCTACTCGGCGCCGGTCGCACAGAACTCGCGCTTTCTATTTTCGGCATGCTGCGCCCAGACCGCGGCAGCATCGCACTCAACGGGACGGTTCTTCATCTGAACTCCAACCGCGACGCAATCCGCGCGGGTATTGGATATCTCTCCGAAGACCGCTTGTCCCTTGGTCTCATACAAGCTCAGTCCATCGCCGACAACGCCGTTATCCCGGTGCTCGACAAGATCCTTGATCGAGGGCTGATCTCCTCGGAGAAGAAGGACGCGCTCGTCAATCATTGGATCGAGGAATTGGCGATAAAAGTCGGGCGGCAGACTGATGCGATTTCCACGCTCTCGGGCGGCAACCAGCAAAGGGTGGCCATCGCCAAATGGCTGGCGGTCGGCCTGAAACTGATCATTCTTGATTCGCCAACCGTGGGGGTGGACGTTGGCGCGCGGGCCGGCATCTTCGAGATTGTCGCCAAGCTCGCTGCCGAAGGCCTGGCGATTCTGCTGATATCCGATGAAGTGCCGGAGGTCTATTTCAACGCCGATCGTATCCTTCATATGGCTGCGGGCAAGATAGTCGCCGAATACGATCCGCACGCCATCCCGCTCGGCGACCTGGAAGCTGCCGTCTATGCGTAA
- a CDS encoding substrate-binding domain-containing protein, translating to MARKSVRRKSTIYDIAVAAKSSPTAVSLVLNGSWQQHRIKAETAATILDWAERLGYAVNLKARGLRLSRSGLAGMILPHYRNRFFAGLAEAFEAESRVHRLCPIVVSTHRNPDNELSVTETLLAQQVEFLFLAGVRDPDPLNDLCRAAGVRCINIDLPGRRAPSVVSDNYGGAKALTEIIVKKLKERGGSTEDLFFFGGVSDDDATRSRLLGFHDALAAHGIVTGPGTIDCCGYAPTNAARSLAARYAQLGHLPSGMFVNGVTALEGTLRFTSTLASSELGRVVVGSFDWDPFAAHLPFDVTMVRQNVEVMIAEGFSLLENYSIDHFPLVTVPTSFGRTGEHDGAQEDWDSASKSSIDH from the coding sequence ATGGCGAGAAAGTCTGTCCGACGCAAGTCAACGATTTATGATATCGCGGTGGCGGCAAAGTCGTCCCCGACAGCGGTTAGTCTCGTCCTCAATGGCTCGTGGCAACAGCACCGGATCAAGGCGGAAACCGCAGCGACCATCCTCGATTGGGCTGAGCGGCTTGGCTATGCTGTCAACCTCAAGGCACGAGGATTGCGGCTTTCCCGATCCGGACTCGCTGGAATGATCTTGCCACATTACCGCAATCGCTTCTTCGCCGGATTGGCCGAAGCCTTTGAAGCGGAATCCCGCGTCCACCGCTTGTGCCCGATCGTCGTCAGCACCCATCGCAATCCTGATAACGAGTTGAGTGTGACGGAAACCCTGCTGGCTCAGCAGGTGGAATTTCTCTTCCTTGCGGGCGTTCGTGACCCCGATCCGCTGAATGATCTGTGCCGGGCAGCGGGCGTCCGGTGCATCAACATCGATCTGCCAGGCCGCCGGGCTCCCTCAGTTGTTTCTGACAACTACGGGGGCGCCAAGGCGCTCACAGAGATCATTGTTAAGAAATTGAAAGAACGAGGGGGCTCCACCGAAGATCTCTTCTTCTTTGGCGGGGTCAGCGATGATGACGCAACACGTAGCCGTTTGCTGGGTTTTCACGATGCGCTGGCAGCGCATGGGATTGTTACGGGCCCGGGCACGATTGACTGCTGCGGATACGCACCGACCAACGCTGCTCGGTCTCTCGCTGCACGATACGCTCAGCTTGGGCATCTGCCCTCAGGTATGTTCGTCAACGGCGTGACCGCTCTTGAAGGAACATTGCGGTTCACTTCGACACTAGCCTCAAGTGAGCTTGGACGGGTTGTTGTCGGAAGCTTCGACTGGGATCCATTCGCGGCGCATTTGCCCTTCGATGTGACCATGGTCCGACAGAATGTCGAGGTGATGATTGCTGAAGGATTTTCGCTTCTCGAGAATTATTCGATAGACCACTTTCCGCTGGTGACCGTACCGACCAGCTTTGGGCGAACCGGAGAGCATGACGGCGCCCAAGAAGATTGGGATTCGGCATCCAAATCGAGCATCGACCACTAG
- a CDS encoding GMC oxidoreductase produces MKIARTILRQPALQAVIAEELSPGGAADLSDQSITDHILEHAKTVYHPCGTCRMGTDDQAVVDPQLRVRGVPRLRICDASIMPRLISGNTNAPVIMIADRCADFILGSA; encoded by the coding sequence ATGAAGATCGCCCGCACCATCCTGCGTCAGCCGGCCCTGCAGGCGGTGATCGCCGAGGAGCTGTCGCCGGGCGGGGCCGCCGACCTTTCCGATCAATCCATAACAGACCACATCCTCGAACATGCCAAGACGGTCTATCACCCCTGCGGCACCTGCCGGATGGGCACCGATGACCAGGCGGTGGTCGACCCGCAATTGCGCGTGCGCGGCGTGCCGCGCCTACGCATCTGCGACGCCTCGATCATGCCGCGTCTCATCAGCGGCAACACCAACGCGCCGGTGATCATGATCGCCGACCGCTGCGCCGATTTCATCCTCGGCAGCGCTTAG
- a CDS encoding ABC transporter permease: protein MTQRVLETGALRHGFLRRLAGTLGAENIGLLLALILVIAFFGSLSPRFLSKATFESVAFQLPELGLLTLAMLMPIISGGINLAVTFTANLCGLTLAWVLQANGGPDASIYAFLLGSVLAVGVGTASGLVMGPVIAYTGAHPILVSLSVMIFLRGLGEFLTRGADISGFPEFIQPLGHGSIVGIPVPLLILLGAVIVWHVLMTRTRLGFSNYMVGSNIEATRYSGISTRRVIILIYALSGAMCALAGIIMMARFNSVRVGHGESYVLITVLACFLGGVNPFGGFGKVVSVFLALIVLQLLSSGLNLLGASQHLATAIWGIMLIGVMILRWAAGQLNFMRITR, encoded by the coding sequence ATGACGCAGCGCGTGCTCGAAACTGGAGCGCTACGGCACGGATTCTTGCGCCGTCTTGCCGGCACGTTGGGCGCCGAGAATATCGGACTTTTGCTGGCATTGATTTTGGTGATTGCATTCTTCGGATCTCTCTCGCCGCGATTCCTGTCCAAAGCTACCTTTGAATCGGTGGCCTTCCAGTTGCCTGAACTTGGACTGCTTACGCTCGCGATGTTGATGCCGATCATCTCGGGCGGCATCAATCTCGCCGTAACGTTCACGGCCAATCTCTGTGGCCTCACGCTCGCCTGGGTTCTTCAGGCCAACGGAGGACCGGACGCAAGCATCTATGCCTTTCTACTCGGTTCCGTTCTTGCGGTCGGCGTTGGCACGGCAAGCGGCTTGGTCATGGGCCCGGTGATAGCCTATACCGGCGCGCACCCCATCCTCGTTTCGCTCTCGGTGATGATTTTCCTGCGCGGCCTTGGCGAGTTTCTGACCCGCGGCGCCGATATTTCGGGCTTTCCCGAATTCATCCAGCCCCTGGGTCACGGCAGCATCGTCGGCATTCCTGTCCCGCTGCTGATACTGCTCGGCGCAGTCATCGTCTGGCATGTCTTGATGACCCGAACCAGGCTTGGCTTTTCAAACTATATGGTCGGCTCCAACATCGAGGCGACGCGCTATTCCGGCATCTCGACGCGACGCGTGATCATTCTGATCTACGCGCTGTCTGGCGCCATGTGTGCGTTGGCCGGCATTATCATGATGGCACGATTCAATTCCGTCCGTGTCGGCCATGGCGAGTCCTATGTGCTGATTACGGTGCTTGCCTGCTTCTTGGGCGGGGTGAATCCGTTTGGCGGCTTCGGCAAGGTCGTTTCGGTCTTCCTAGCCCTCATCGTTTTGCAGTTGCTTTCTTCGGGACTGAATCTCTTGGGCGCCAGCCAGCACCTGGCCACAGCCATTTGGGGCATCATGCTGATCGGCGTCATGATCTTGCGGTGGGCTGCCGGGCAGCTCAATTTCATGAGGATAACACGATGA
- a CDS encoding ABC transporter permease, protein MRNRGKLFRAHPTETWLVVVLLIMSAGLSVASDKFFTIANLFNLLNTSSTNLIFAVGLLVVLIAGGIDISFAVAASVVQYVVALALAQMGGGDWFIGLTLAAIVGLALGAVNAGLIYYFQIISIVVTIATFNIFFGLLMFFTHGVSIYNLPAWWTHRTVLFEVQQANGNWAELTLPVAIMAVCVAATWGLIRYTTTGRQLYAFGDNPEGARRLGINIAAMHFIAFGWLGLMAGIAGLVQVHYSQEVVPNALVGRELDVLAAVVLGGARLGGGRGTVLGCILGVFLVSVTQNGLNLLGISPYAFKMIVGAIILIAITLSNAPLGHILAGLRQRMGT, encoded by the coding sequence ATGCGTAACCGCGGCAAGCTCTTCCGGGCTCATCCCACCGAGACATGGCTCGTTGTGGTTCTTCTCATCATGAGCGCAGGTCTCTCCGTTGCGAGCGACAAATTCTTCACCATTGCCAATCTCTTCAATCTGCTCAACACAAGCTCGACAAATCTGATCTTCGCGGTTGGGCTGCTGGTGGTGTTGATCGCTGGGGGCATCGACATCTCCTTCGCTGTGGCCGCGTCAGTGGTTCAATACGTTGTGGCGCTGGCTCTAGCCCAAATGGGAGGTGGTGATTGGTTCATCGGCCTCACCTTGGCGGCAATTGTCGGGCTCGCCCTGGGTGCGGTGAACGCCGGCCTCATCTACTATTTCCAGATCATTTCAATCGTTGTCACCATCGCCACCTTCAATATTTTTTTCGGCCTGCTGATGTTCTTCACGCACGGTGTATCGATCTACAATCTGCCTGCATGGTGGACGCATCGCACTGTGCTTTTCGAGGTCCAACAGGCGAATGGCAATTGGGCCGAGCTAACACTGCCGGTTGCGATCATGGCGGTCTGCGTCGCCGCCACCTGGGGGCTTATCCGGTATACCACCACGGGACGGCAGCTATACGCTTTTGGCGATAACCCGGAGGGCGCCCGTCGCCTCGGTATCAACATCGCGGCGATGCACTTCATTGCCTTCGGCTGGCTTGGTTTGATGGCCGGGATCGCGGGACTTGTGCAGGTGCACTATTCCCAGGAAGTCGTGCCCAACGCATTGGTGGGGCGCGAGCTGGACGTGCTGGCAGCTGTTGTCCTTGGCGGTGCCAGGCTGGGTGGCGGGCGCGGCACCGTGCTCGGTTGCATCCTTGGCGTGTTTCTTGTGTCGGTGACGCAAAACGGGCTGAACCTCCTCGGCATCTCTCCCTATGCTTTCAAGATGATCGTCGGGGCGATCATCTTGATTGCCATCACGCTGTCCAACGCGCCGCTCGGGCATATCCTCGCGGGCTTGCGGCAGAGGATGGGTACATGA